In Leisingera sp. NJS204, the DNA window GCTTTGCGGCCTCTGGCCCGGGGACGGCAGGATTATGCGGCGCCTGCGTCTACCAGCTGGGTGGCGATATCAAGGAACACTTTGGCCTGGGCGCTGTCGGGCTGCGCTGCCACAATCGGGGTGCCGTTGTCGCCGGCCAGGCGCACGTCCAAGTGCAGCGGCACCTCGCCCAGCAGCGGAACGCCCAGCTTCTTGGCCTCCTGCGCCACGCCGCCATGGCCGAAGACATGCTCCTCGTGGCCGCAGTTCGAGCAGATGTGAGTCGACATGTTCTCAATCATGCCCAGCACCGGCACGTTCATCTTGCGGAACATGTCGATGCCTTTGCGGGCGTCGATCAATGCAACGTCCTGCGGGGTGGAGACCACAATGGAGCCGTCTACATGGGTCTTTTGCGCCAGCGTCATCTGCACATCGCCGGTGCCGGGCGGCAGATCGACGATCAGCACGTCCAGCTCGCCCCATTGCACTTGCAGCAGCATCTGCTGCAGCGCGCCCATCAGCATCGGGCCGCGCCAGATCACCGCTTGGTCTTCGCCGGTCATCAGACCCATCGACATCATGGTGACGCCATGGTTGCGTAAGGGAAGGATGGTCTTGCCGTCAGGGCTGGCGGGCCGGCCGCTGACACCCAGCATCTTGGGTTGCGACGGGCCGTAAACATCGGCGTCCAGCAGCCCCACCTTGCGCCCCTGCATCGCCAGCGCGCAGGCGATATTGGCCGAGACTGTGGATTTTCCGACCCCGCCCTTGCCGGAGGCAACTGCCAGGATCCGCGCCACACCCGGAACCTTCTGCGGCGCTGCCGGCTGTTGTGCCTGGGCGGGCTGCTTGGGCTTCAGATCCGGCGGCGCCTTTTGCGAATGGGCGGTCAGCATGGCCGAGACCTTCCCGACCCCCGGCAGCGCAGTCACAGCGGCGTCAGCCTGATCGCGGACCGGACCATAAGCCTCGGACTTGCCGGGGTCGATTTCCAGCACAAAGCGGACGGTGCTGCCCTCGACGGTCACTGCGCGGGC includes these proteins:
- a CDS encoding Mrp/NBP35 family ATP-binding protein; translation: MTISRETVLEALKSVADPVSGSDIVSAGIARAVTVEGSTVRFVLEIDPGKSEAYGPVRDQADAAVTALPGVGKVSAMLTAHSQKAPPDLKPKQPAQAQQPAAPQKVPGVARILAVASGKGGVGKSTVSANIACALAMQGRKVGLLDADVYGPSQPKMLGVSGRPASPDGKTILPLRNHGVTMMSMGLMTGEDQAVIWRGPMLMGALQQMLLQVQWGELDVLIVDLPPGTGDVQMTLAQKTHVDGSIVVSTPQDVALIDARKGIDMFRKMNVPVLGMIENMSTHICSNCGHEEHVFGHGGVAQEAKKLGVPLLGEVPLHLDVRLAGDNGTPIVAAQPDSAQAKVFLDIATQLVDAGAA